One window from the genome of Micromonospora aurantiaca ATCC 27029 encodes:
- a CDS encoding AMP-dependent synthetase/ligase, which yields MALDVPYRSVPDMFLKRVADSPDRHAFAHPAPDDSGPVWLTWEQVGQRAKAIAAGLHGLGVGLENPVAILANTRLDWVLADFGIMCAGGATTTVYPTTEPDDAVYIIADSGSKVLFAENPAQAAKIAGADLPALTHVVLFDGTPDPAAAVPQLTLAELEERGAAALSAEPDLIDMLVAGIGPDHLATLIYTSGTTGRPKGVELLHGGWCWEGVAQAELGLLRVDDLQYLWLPLSHSFGKTLLCGATHVGLPTYVDGRVDKLVDLLGVVQPTLMCGAPRVFEKVYNKAVTTAQGAGGAKAKIFAWGVGVGKEKVALEQAGKPVPAGLRMKYALAEKLVFSKLQARLGGRMRVLVSGAAPLSKEIATFFAAANLPISEGYGLTETSAGAFVNPPDGLKIGSVGRAMGDLECRIDTDGEVLLRGKPVMRGYHNLPEETAAAFTEDGFFRTGDIGTLDADGYLRITDRKKDLVKTSGGKYVAPSHIEGMFKAVCPYTSQAVVIGQARNYCTMLVTLDPDAIKGWAAGTPLEGSDYTTIVTSPQAREMVEGYVAELNAKLNRWETIKKVTILPRDLTIEDGEVTPSLKIKRRSVETNFASEIDKMYEGTLAEL from the coding sequence ATGGCTCTCGATGTACCGTACCGTTCCGTACCGGACATGTTCCTCAAGCGCGTGGCGGACTCCCCCGACCGGCACGCCTTCGCCCACCCCGCACCCGACGACTCGGGCCCGGTCTGGCTGACGTGGGAGCAGGTCGGGCAGCGCGCCAAGGCGATCGCCGCCGGGTTGCACGGGCTCGGTGTCGGCCTGGAGAACCCGGTCGCGATCCTGGCCAACACGCGCCTGGACTGGGTGCTCGCCGACTTCGGCATCATGTGCGCCGGTGGGGCGACCACCACCGTCTACCCCACCACCGAACCCGACGACGCGGTCTACATCATCGCCGACTCCGGCTCGAAGGTGCTGTTCGCGGAGAACCCGGCCCAGGCGGCGAAGATCGCCGGGGCGGACCTGCCCGCGCTGACCCACGTCGTGCTCTTCGACGGCACGCCCGACCCGGCGGCGGCCGTCCCGCAGCTCACCCTGGCCGAGCTGGAGGAGCGCGGCGCCGCCGCGCTGAGCGCCGAACCGGACCTGATCGACATGCTGGTCGCCGGCATCGGCCCGGACCACCTGGCCACGCTGATCTACACCTCGGGCACCACCGGCCGCCCGAAGGGCGTGGAGTTGCTGCACGGCGGCTGGTGCTGGGAGGGCGTGGCGCAGGCCGAGCTGGGCCTGCTGCGCGTCGACGACCTGCAGTACCTGTGGCTGCCGCTGTCGCACTCGTTCGGCAAGACGCTGCTCTGCGGCGCCACGCACGTCGGCCTGCCCACGTACGTCGACGGCCGGGTGGACAAGCTCGTCGACCTGCTGGGCGTGGTGCAGCCGACGCTCATGTGCGGCGCGCCCCGGGTCTTCGAGAAGGTCTACAACAAGGCGGTCACCACCGCGCAGGGCGCGGGTGGCGCCAAGGCCAAGATCTTCGCCTGGGGCGTCGGGGTCGGCAAGGAGAAGGTCGCGCTGGAGCAGGCCGGCAAGCCGGTCCCGGCCGGGCTGCGGATGAAGTACGCGCTGGCCGAGAAGCTCGTGTTCAGCAAGCTCCAGGCCCGGCTCGGCGGCCGGATGCGGGTGCTGGTCTCCGGCGCGGCGCCGCTGAGCAAGGAGATCGCCACCTTCTTCGCCGCCGCCAACCTGCCCATCTCCGAGGGCTACGGCCTGACCGAGACCAGCGCGGGCGCGTTCGTGAACCCGCCCGACGGGCTGAAGATCGGCAGCGTGGGCCGGGCCATGGGCGACCTGGAGTGCCGGATCGACACCGACGGCGAGGTCCTGCTGCGCGGCAAGCCGGTCATGCGCGGCTACCACAACCTGCCCGAGGAGACCGCCGCCGCGTTCACCGAGGACGGCTTCTTCCGCACCGGTGACATCGGCACGCTCGACGCCGACGGCTACCTGCGCATCACCGACCGGAAGAAGGACCTGGTCAAGACGTCCGGCGGCAAGTACGTCGCGCCGTCGCACATCGAGGGCATGTTCAAGGCGGTGTGCCCGTACACCTCACAGGCCGTGGTGATCGGGCAGGCGCGCAACTACTGCACCATGCTCGTCACGCTGGACCCGGACGCGATCAAGGGCTGGGCCGCCGGCACCCCGCTGGAGGGCAGCGACTACACCACGATCGTCACCTCGCCGCAGGCGCGGGAGATGGTCGAGGGGTACGTGGCCGAGCTGAACGCCAAGCTCAACCGCTGGGAGACGATCAAGAAGGTGACGATCCTCCCCCGCGACCTGACCATCGAGGACGGTGAGGTCACGCCGTCGCTGAAGATCAAGCGCCGCAGCGTGGAGACGAACTTCGCCTCCGAGATCGACAAGATGTACGAGGGCACGCTCGCCGAGCTGTAG
- a CDS encoding ABC transporter ATP-binding protein, whose translation MLGRGLRVLGRAIREQPRIFAVAVSGSVLFGLLVIASAYVVGGVVGDVVVPAVERGEVAEGALALAATALFGISVLRVVGIFGRRLGAGYMQYRLQAAYRRRVTRRYLELPLAWHHRNSTGTLLSNANSDVEAAWYPIAPLPFAVGTLVMLVGAVASLFFTDWALALVGLAVFPALFALNVVYSRRMAPRQARAQRLRAEVSGIAHESFDGALVVKTMGREAQETARFASRAGELRDALISVGRLRGVFDPLLETLPSLGTLAVLVVGAIRYRQGAISVTELVSVAFLFTVLAFPVRAIGWVLAELPRSVAGWDRVRRVLDATGEMPYGTRTLDPATREPATLAFDDVHFAYEPAEAHLPGAQVLGEVTFTVPAGKTVALVGPTGAGKSTIASLAVRLVDPGAGRVTLDGVDERELTAASLAGTVALVAQVPFVFDDTVRANIALDRAGIGDDEVWAALRLAEADGFVAALPDGLDTMVGERGTSLSGGQRQRLTLARALAGRPRLLVLDDATSAVDPRVEAAILAGLRAPTDGGAPASILVVAYRRATIALADEVIYVEQGRVVARGTHTELLATVPGYADLVTAYEQAEQEREQNRTYDEVTPLTSGLEIEVDR comes from the coding sequence GTGCTCGGCAGGGGGCTACGGGTGCTCGGCCGGGCCATCCGGGAACAGCCACGGATCTTCGCGGTCGCGGTCAGCGGCAGCGTGCTGTTCGGCCTCCTGGTTATCGCCAGCGCGTACGTGGTCGGGGGGGTGGTCGGCGACGTGGTCGTGCCGGCCGTGGAGCGCGGCGAGGTGGCGGAAGGGGCGCTGGCGCTGGCCGCGACGGCGCTGTTCGGCATCAGCGTGCTGCGCGTCGTCGGCATCTTCGGCCGACGGCTCGGCGCCGGTTACATGCAGTACCGGCTCCAGGCCGCCTACCGTCGCCGGGTCACCCGTCGCTACCTGGAACTGCCGCTGGCCTGGCACCACCGCAACTCCACCGGCACGCTGCTGTCCAACGCCAACTCCGACGTGGAGGCGGCCTGGTACCCGATCGCGCCGCTGCCGTTCGCGGTCGGCACGCTGGTGATGCTCGTCGGCGCGGTGGCCTCGCTGTTCTTCACCGACTGGGCGCTGGCCCTGGTCGGCCTCGCCGTGTTCCCCGCGCTGTTCGCGCTCAACGTGGTCTACTCCCGCCGGATGGCGCCGCGGCAGGCCCGGGCGCAGCGGCTGCGGGCCGAGGTCAGCGGCATCGCGCACGAGAGCTTCGACGGCGCGCTGGTGGTCAAGACGATGGGCCGCGAGGCGCAGGAGACGGCCCGCTTCGCCTCCCGCGCCGGTGAGCTGCGCGACGCGCTGATCTCGGTCGGCCGGCTGCGCGGCGTGTTCGACCCGCTGCTGGAGACGCTGCCCAGCCTCGGCACGCTCGCCGTGCTGGTGGTCGGCGCGATCCGGTACCGGCAGGGCGCGATCAGCGTGACCGAGCTGGTCAGCGTCGCGTTCCTGTTCACCGTGCTGGCCTTCCCGGTCCGCGCCATCGGCTGGGTACTGGCCGAACTGCCGCGCAGCGTCGCCGGCTGGGACCGGGTCCGCCGGGTGCTGGACGCCACCGGCGAGATGCCGTACGGCACGAGGACGCTCGACCCGGCCACCCGCGAGCCGGCCACGCTCGCCTTCGACGACGTGCACTTCGCGTACGAGCCGGCCGAGGCGCACCTGCCCGGGGCCCAGGTGCTCGGCGAGGTGACGTTCACCGTGCCGGCCGGGAAGACGGTCGCCCTGGTGGGGCCCACCGGCGCGGGCAAGTCGACGATCGCGTCGCTGGCCGTGCGGCTGGTCGACCCGGGCGCCGGACGGGTCACGCTGGACGGCGTGGACGAGCGGGAGCTGACCGCCGCCTCGCTCGCCGGCACGGTGGCGCTCGTGGCGCAGGTGCCGTTCGTCTTCGACGACACGGTCCGGGCCAACATCGCGCTCGACCGCGCCGGCATCGGCGACGACGAGGTGTGGGCGGCGCTGCGGCTGGCCGAGGCGGACGGCTTCGTGGCCGCGCTGCCGGACGGGCTGGACACCATGGTCGGCGAGCGGGGCACGTCGCTGTCCGGCGGGCAGCGCCAGCGGCTCACGCTCGCCCGGGCGCTCGCCGGACGCCCCCGGCTGCTGGTGCTCGACGACGCCACGAGCGCTGTCGACCCGCGCGTCGAGGCGGCCATCCTGGCCGGGCTGCGCGCGCCGACCGACGGCGGCGCCCCGGCGTCGATCCTGGTGGTGGCGTACCGCCGGGCGACCATCGCGCTCGCCGACGAGGTGATCTACGTGGAGCAGGGCCGCGTGGTCGCCCGCGGCACCCACACCGAGCTGCTGGCCACCGTGCCCGGCTACGCCGACCTGGTCACCGCGTACGAGCAGGCCGAGCAGGAGCGCGAGCAGAATCGGACGTACGACGAGGTCACGCCGTTGACCTCGGGCCTGGAGATCGAGGTGGACCGGTGA
- a CDS encoding low temperature requirement protein A, which translates to MRSAAPGSRTTRLELFYDLVFVFAFLNVTTLTASELTPANLYRFLLVLALLWWSWTGFARMGNFFRADQGMLPLVGFVTVAATFLLVLSEPSAFEDLPGGLPGPLVFAGCYFVIRMAQLTVFGWVDRADPVRRRRLLLRAAFPAAATVLLVIAGTVPTRLPQERFAIPLQLALWTLALLVEYVGGVTLARQWWVVVSAGHWAERHALIVLVALGESIIALGFGPKHGLPLTGPVAVSALLGIVVVAALWWAYFDTLAFALEQALHHARDEATRLRLARDVYTFMHLPMVAGIILYALGLKDLLAEAADPATPTWGLPLGDFWGAILFGGVALHLLSLAGCWWLALREVHRPLLLTVVALAVVGPFVFRIPELIALGVLAVITGAGVTWETRREDGLRRRVRRLALEEQIAAEAEQSRWRRGHL; encoded by the coding sequence GTGCGGTCCGCCGCCCCGGGATCCCGCACCACCCGGCTGGAACTCTTCTACGACCTGGTCTTCGTCTTCGCGTTCCTGAACGTCACCACGCTCACCGCCTCGGAACTCACGCCGGCCAACCTCTACCGCTTCCTGCTGGTGCTGGCGCTGCTCTGGTGGTCGTGGACCGGCTTCGCCCGGATGGGCAACTTCTTCCGCGCCGACCAGGGCATGCTGCCGCTGGTCGGCTTCGTCACGGTGGCGGCGACGTTCCTGCTGGTGCTCAGCGAGCCCAGCGCGTTCGAGGACCTCCCCGGCGGGCTGCCCGGCCCGCTGGTCTTCGCCGGCTGCTACTTCGTGATCCGGATGGCCCAGCTCACCGTCTTCGGCTGGGTGGACCGCGCCGACCCGGTCCGGCGCCGCCGGCTTCTGCTGCGCGCCGCGTTCCCGGCCGCCGCCACGGTGCTGCTGGTCATCGCCGGAACCGTGCCGACGCGGCTGCCGCAGGAGCGGTTCGCGATCCCGCTGCAACTGGCGCTCTGGACGCTGGCGCTGCTCGTCGAGTACGTCGGCGGGGTGACGCTCGCCCGTCAGTGGTGGGTGGTGGTCTCGGCCGGGCACTGGGCCGAACGGCACGCGCTGATCGTGCTGGTCGCGCTCGGTGAGTCGATCATCGCCCTCGGCTTCGGCCCGAAGCACGGGCTGCCGCTGACCGGGCCGGTGGCGGTGTCGGCGCTGCTCGGCATCGTGGTCGTCGCGGCGCTGTGGTGGGCGTACTTCGACACGCTCGCGTTCGCGCTGGAACAGGCGCTGCACCACGCCCGGGACGAGGCCACCCGGCTCCGGTTGGCCAGGGACGTCTACACGTTCATGCACCTGCCGATGGTCGCCGGGATCATCCTCTACGCGCTCGGCCTCAAGGATCTGCTGGCCGAGGCCGCCGACCCGGCCACGCCCACCTGGGGGCTGCCGCTGGGCGACTTCTGGGGCGCGATCCTGTTCGGCGGGGTGGCGTTGCACCTGCTCAGCCTCGCCGGGTGCTGGTGGCTCGCGCTGCGCGAGGTGCACCGGCCGCTGCTGCTCACGGTGGTGGCGCTGGCCGTGGTCGGCCCGTTCGTCTTCCGTATCCCGGAGCTGATCGCGCTCGGTGTGCTCGCGGTGATCACCGGCGCCGGTGTCACCTGGGAGACGCGCCGCGAGGACGGCCTCCGGCGCCGGGTACGCCGGCTCGCGCTGGAGGAGCAGATCGCCGCCGAGGCCGAACAGAGCCGGTGGCGGCGGGGGCACCTGTGA
- the hisF gene encoding imidazole glycerol phosphate synthase subunit HisF yields the protein MTVAVRVIPCLDVDAGRVVKGVNFLDLRDAGDPVELAAAYDRAGADELTFLDVTASSSDRGTMLDVVRRTAESVFIPLTVGGGVRRVADVDTLLRAGADKVGVNTAAIARPELIAEIADRFGRQVLVLSLDVRRAPDGTTPSGFEVTTHGGRRGTGLDAVEWAARGAELGAGEILLNSMDADGTKAGFDLPLIQAVREVVDVPVIASGGAGEVAHFPPAVGAGADAVLAASVFHFGELTVGEVKDALRGAGHPVR from the coding sequence ATGACGGTGGCGGTACGGGTCATCCCGTGTCTGGACGTGGACGCCGGGCGCGTGGTCAAGGGGGTCAACTTCCTCGACCTGCGTGACGCCGGCGACCCGGTGGAGCTGGCGGCGGCGTACGACCGGGCCGGCGCGGACGAGCTGACCTTCCTCGACGTCACCGCCTCGTCCAGCGACCGGGGCACCATGCTCGACGTGGTGCGGCGCACCGCCGAGTCGGTCTTCATCCCGCTGACAGTGGGCGGCGGTGTCCGCCGGGTCGCCGACGTCGACACGTTGCTGCGCGCCGGTGCGGACAAGGTCGGCGTGAACACCGCGGCCATCGCCCGGCCGGAGCTGATCGCCGAGATCGCCGACCGGTTCGGCCGGCAGGTCCTGGTGCTCTCGCTGGACGTGCGCCGCGCACCGGACGGCACGACGCCGAGCGGTTTCGAGGTGACCACGCACGGCGGCCGGCGGGGCACCGGGCTGGACGCGGTCGAGTGGGCGGCGCGCGGCGCCGAGCTGGGCGCGGGCGAGATCCTGCTCAACTCGATGGACGCCGACGGCACCAAGGCCGGATTCGACCTGCCGCTGATCCAGGCGGTCCGCGAGGTGGTCGACGTGCCGGTGATCGCCAGCGGCGGCGCGGGCGAGGTGGCCCACTTCCCGCCGGCCGTCGGCGCCGGGGCGGACGCGGTGCTCGCGGCGAGCGTCTTCCACTTCGGCGAACTCACAGTCGGCGAGGTCAAGGACGCGCTGCGCGGCGCGGGCCACCCGGTGCGCTGA
- a CDS encoding NADP-dependent oxidoreductase: MSEARVNREIHLASRPDGWPTPENFRLVTTEVPTPGPGQVVVRNRFMSVDPYMRGRMNDVKSYVPPFALDAPLDGGAIGEVVAGEAGGVKPGDTVLHGFGWREYALVDAKGVRKVDPGLAPVTAYLGVLGMTGLTAYAGLLDVAAMKPGETVFVSGAAGAVGSMVGQIAKLRGAGRVIGSAGSAAKVERLTALGFDAAFDYHDGPVYKQLKAAAPDGVDVYFDNVGGDHLEAAIGAMNLHGRAAICGMIAQYNATEPPAAPRNLALVIGKRLTLRGFLVGDHGHLREQFVQEVAGWLREGRLSYDETIVDGIEQAPEAFLGLLRGENLGKMLVRL; this comes from the coding sequence ATGAGTGAGGCGCGCGTCAACAGGGAGATCCATCTGGCGTCCCGGCCGGACGGCTGGCCGACGCCGGAGAACTTCCGGCTGGTCACCACCGAGGTGCCGACGCCGGGCCCGGGACAGGTAGTGGTCCGCAACCGGTTCATGTCCGTCGACCCGTACATGCGCGGGCGGATGAACGACGTCAAGTCGTACGTGCCGCCGTTCGCGCTCGACGCCCCGCTGGACGGCGGCGCCATCGGTGAGGTGGTGGCCGGCGAGGCCGGTGGCGTCAAGCCCGGCGACACGGTGCTGCACGGGTTCGGCTGGCGCGAGTACGCGCTGGTGGACGCCAAGGGCGTGCGCAAGGTCGACCCCGGCCTGGCGCCGGTCACCGCGTACCTGGGCGTGCTCGGCATGACCGGGCTGACCGCGTACGCCGGGCTGCTCGACGTGGCGGCGATGAAGCCGGGGGAGACCGTGTTCGTCTCCGGCGCGGCCGGCGCGGTCGGCAGCATGGTGGGCCAGATCGCGAAGCTGCGCGGCGCCGGCCGGGTGATCGGCAGCGCCGGTTCCGCGGCGAAGGTGGAACGACTCACCGCGCTCGGCTTCGACGCCGCCTTCGACTACCACGACGGCCCGGTGTACAAGCAGCTCAAGGCAGCCGCCCCGGACGGCGTCGACGTGTACTTCGACAACGTCGGCGGCGATCACCTGGAGGCCGCGATCGGGGCGATGAACCTGCACGGCCGGGCCGCCATCTGCGGCATGATCGCGCAGTACAACGCCACCGAGCCGCCCGCCGCGCCGCGCAACCTGGCGCTGGTGATCGGCAAGCGGCTGACGCTGCGCGGCTTCCTCGTCGGTGACCACGGTCACCTGCGGGAGCAGTTCGTGCAGGAGGTGGCGGGCTGGCTGCGGGAGGGCCGGCTGTCGTACGACGAGACGATCGTCGACGGCATCGAGCAGGCCCCCGAGGCGTTCCTCGGCCTGCTGCGCGGCGAGAACCTCGGCAAGATGCTGGTCCGTCTCTGA
- a CDS encoding PLP-dependent aminotransferase family protein, translated as MTSQVRGVQLARLLGQWHALPGRRRSPDYAALAGAVRGLLADGRLPLGVRLPAERELAEALRISRTTVTAAYRELRESGHLASRRGAGSWTMLPGGHRVASTGLWTPLDDRDMIDLGVAALSAPPQLVPAARAAAEDLPRYLGGAGYHPTGIIELREAVARAYTERGLPTSPEQIMVTSGTQHALDLVLRLAPSPGGAVLVESPTYPNALAALSARRARIATHGLSDEGWDAELLLGSLRQTRPKLAYVIPEFQNPTGHLMAADLRERLVGTAHAAGTDLVVDESFVDLPLDDTTLPPPVAVFDRHSRVISIGGMSKPYWGGLRIGWVRASAPQVQRLAAARVGVDMASPVLDQLVAVHLLTEAPAIVAARRAQLVAQRDALVAALADRLPDWRVRVPSGGVTLWAELDGPISSALARAAEEVGVRLAPGPRFGLDGTLERFLRLPFTLPADELVEAVGRLAAVRYDLDRTSRPQWREPSVIA; from the coding sequence ATGACCAGCCAGGTGCGCGGCGTCCAATTGGCGCGACTCCTCGGCCAGTGGCATGCCCTGCCGGGCCGCCGGCGCAGCCCCGACTACGCCGCGCTCGCCGGCGCCGTCCGCGGGTTGCTCGCCGACGGGCGGCTGCCTCTCGGGGTACGCCTGCCGGCCGAGCGGGAGCTGGCCGAGGCGCTGCGGATCAGCCGGACCACTGTCACCGCCGCGTACCGGGAACTGCGGGAGAGCGGCCACCTGGCCAGCCGCCGGGGCGCGGGGAGCTGGACCATGCTGCCCGGCGGGCACCGGGTGGCCAGCACCGGCCTGTGGACGCCGCTCGACGACCGCGACATGATCGACCTCGGCGTGGCCGCGCTGTCCGCGCCACCGCAGCTCGTCCCCGCCGCCCGGGCCGCGGCCGAGGACCTGCCCCGCTACCTCGGCGGCGCCGGCTACCACCCGACCGGCATCATCGAGCTGCGCGAGGCGGTGGCCCGCGCCTACACCGAACGCGGTCTGCCCACCAGCCCGGAGCAGATCATGGTCACCAGCGGCACCCAGCACGCGCTGGACCTGGTGCTGCGGCTGGCCCCGTCGCCCGGCGGCGCCGTGCTCGTCGAGTCGCCCACCTACCCCAACGCGCTGGCCGCGCTGTCCGCCCGGCGGGCCCGGATCGCCACGCACGGCCTGTCCGACGAGGGCTGGGACGCCGAACTTCTGCTCGGCAGCCTCCGGCAGACCCGGCCGAAGCTCGCGTACGTGATCCCCGAGTTCCAGAACCCGACCGGCCACCTCATGGCCGCCGACCTGCGCGAGCGGCTGGTCGGCACGGCCCACGCGGCCGGCACCGACCTGGTGGTCGACGAGTCCTTCGTCGACCTGCCGCTGGACGACACCACGCTGCCGCCGCCGGTGGCCGTCTTCGACAGGCACTCCCGGGTGATCAGCATCGGCGGCATGAGCAAGCCCTACTGGGGCGGGCTGCGGATCGGCTGGGTACGCGCCTCCGCGCCCCAGGTGCAGCGGCTGGCCGCGGCCCGGGTCGGGGTGGACATGGCCAGCCCGGTGCTCGACCAGCTCGTCGCCGTGCACCTGCTCACCGAGGCGCCGGCCATCGTGGCGGCCCGCCGGGCCCAGCTCGTCGCCCAGCGGGACGCCCTGGTCGCGGCGCTCGCCGACCGGCTGCCCGACTGGCGCGTACGCGTGCCGAGCGGCGGTGTCACGCTCTGGGCCGAGCTGGACGGCCCGATCTCCAGCGCGCTGGCCCGCGCGGCCGAGGAGGTCGGCGTACGGCTGGCGCCCGGACCCCGGTTCGGCCTGGACGGGACGCTGGAACGTTTCCTGCGGCTGCCCTTCACGCTGCCCGCCGACGAGCTGGTGGAGGCGGTCGGGCGCCTCGCGGCGGTCCGCTACGACCTGGACCGCACCAGCCGCCCGCAGTGGCGGGAGCCGAGCGTCATCGCCTGA
- a CDS encoding YczE/YyaS/YitT family protein: MAQLGNLRHRPVRRLTQLYAGLVLYGVSMALMIRSELGLDPWDVFHQGLARQTGLSFGTVTIAVGALVLLLWIPLRQRPGLGTVSNVVVIGLVVDATLTVLPPGEGMPARVALLVAGIVANGAATGLYIGAGLGPGPRDGLMTGFVARHPRFSVRLVRTVIEITVLALGWLLGGTVGLGTVAYALTIGPLAQFFIPVFALPARPAAGAYAT, from the coding sequence ATGGCACAGCTTGGCAATCTCCGGCACCGACCGGTGCGACGGCTCACCCAGCTCTACGCCGGGCTGGTCCTCTACGGCGTGAGCATGGCGCTGATGATCCGGTCGGAGCTGGGGCTGGACCCGTGGGACGTGTTCCACCAGGGGCTCGCCCGGCAGACCGGCCTGTCCTTCGGCACCGTCACCATCGCCGTCGGAGCCCTCGTGCTGCTGCTCTGGATCCCGCTGCGGCAGCGGCCCGGCCTCGGCACGGTCAGCAACGTCGTGGTGATCGGACTGGTCGTCGACGCCACCCTGACCGTGCTGCCGCCCGGAGAGGGCATGCCGGCACGCGTCGCGCTGCTCGTCGCCGGGATCGTCGCCAACGGCGCCGCCACCGGCCTCTACATCGGCGCCGGGCTCGGCCCCGGCCCGCGCGACGGGCTGATGACCGGCTTCGTCGCCCGCCACCCCCGCTTCTCGGTCCGGCTGGTCCGCACCGTCATCGAGATCACCGTGCTGGCGCTCGGCTGGCTGCTCGGCGGCACCGTCGGCCTCGGCACGGTGGCGTACGCGCTCACCATCGGCCCGCTGGCCCAGTTCTTCATCCCGGTCTTCGCGCTGCCCGCACGGCCGGCGGCCGGTGCGTACGCTACGTGA
- a CDS encoding terpene synthase family protein, with product MRDFALSALHEPPFPSRRHPAADQAAAESAAWVRDFGLVEDQAGRRRLAGAHAAELAARACPEASPYGLRLLTDLINWLFVVDDACDDDGLGATPTLLAPTLAALLAVLDRHGDPDAPAPADGGPIALALHDLCRRARGRGRPAHLLRLVSQLREYLLALLWEAANRERRRVPGVAEYTQMRRHTGGVRPSFTVTDLARPSAPRADQRVAPALTALDTLATDLVCWCNDLFSYGKERGAAPEAHNLVTTIAGETGQDESAALYAAADRFNKALATYAERDAALSVVADEGMRVFLDTRRDWIRATYDWSRAASRYA from the coding sequence ATGCGCGACTTCGCCCTCTCGGCACTGCACGAACCGCCCTTTCCCTCCCGGCGTCACCCCGCCGCCGACCAGGCGGCCGCGGAGAGCGCCGCCTGGGTACGTGACTTCGGCCTGGTGGAGGACCAGGCCGGCCGCCGGCGGCTGGCCGGAGCGCACGCGGCGGAGCTGGCCGCTCGCGCCTGCCCCGAGGCGTCGCCGTACGGGCTGCGCCTGCTCACCGACCTGATCAACTGGCTGTTCGTGGTGGACGACGCCTGCGACGACGACGGGCTCGGAGCGACGCCCACGCTGCTGGCGCCGACGCTCGCCGCGCTGCTGGCGGTGCTCGACCGGCACGGCGACCCGGACGCGCCGGCGCCCGCCGACGGCGGGCCGATCGCCCTGGCGCTGCACGACCTGTGCCGGCGGGCCCGCGGCCGGGGCCGGCCGGCCCACCTGCTGCGCCTGGTCAGCCAGTTGCGGGAGTACCTGCTGGCGCTGCTCTGGGAGGCCGCCAACCGGGAGCGCCGGCGGGTGCCGGGGGTGGCCGAGTACACGCAGATGCGCCGCCACACCGGCGGGGTGCGCCCCAGCTTCACGGTGACCGACCTGGCCCGCCCGTCCGCGCCCCGCGCCGACCAGCGGGTCGCACCGGCGCTCACCGCCCTGGACACCCTCGCCACCGACCTGGTCTGCTGGTGCAACGACCTGTTCTCCTACGGCAAGGAGCGCGGCGCCGCCCCGGAGGCGCACAACCTGGTCACCACGATCGCGGGTGAGACCGGGCAGGACGAGTCGGCGGCGCTGTACGCAGCGGCGGACCGGTTCAACAAGGCCCTCGCCACGTACGCGGAGCGGGACGCGGCGCTGAGCGTCGTGGCCGACGAGGGGATGCGGGTCTTCCTGGACACCCGCCGGGACTGGATCAGGGCCACCTACGACTGGTCCCGCGCGGCCAGCCGGTACGCCTGA
- a CDS encoding TIGR03085 family metal-binding protein, with product MPRYARAEREALADLMLELGPDAPTVNEGWTTRDLAAHLLVRERRPDAAGGILLPPLRGYGESVRRRIAAGPYADLIARVRRPPVWSPVSNPLTDELANGMEFFIHHEDVRRARPGWHPRDLPAGQQAVLWKRASLLARMALRRFPAEVLVQAPGHGELRAGAGGERLRVVGAPGELVLFLTGRQRVARVQVDGPADRAERLRTAELGL from the coding sequence ATGCCGCGGTACGCCCGAGCGGAGCGCGAGGCGCTCGCCGACCTGATGCTGGAACTGGGACCGGACGCACCGACTGTCAACGAGGGGTGGACCACCCGTGACCTGGCGGCGCACCTGCTGGTGCGGGAGCGCCGGCCGGACGCGGCGGGCGGGATCCTGCTGCCGCCGCTGCGCGGCTACGGCGAGTCGGTCCGCCGGCGCATCGCCGCCGGGCCGTACGCCGACCTGATCGCCCGGGTACGCCGTCCCCCGGTGTGGAGCCCGGTCAGCAACCCGCTCACCGACGAGCTGGCCAACGGGATGGAGTTCTTCATCCACCACGAGGACGTGCGGCGCGCCCGGCCGGGCTGGCACCCGCGCGACCTGCCCGCCGGGCAGCAGGCGGTGCTGTGGAAGCGGGCGTCCCTGCTGGCCCGGATGGCGCTGCGGCGGTTCCCGGCCGAGGTGCTGGTGCAGGCCCCGGGGCACGGCGAACTGCGGGCCGGCGCCGGCGGCGAACGGCTGCGGGTGGTGGGCGCGCCGGGCGAGCTGGTGCTGTTCCTCACCGGACGGCAGCGGGTGGCCCGGGTCCAGGTGGACGGTCCGGCCGATCGCGCCGAACGTCTGCGTACCGCCGAGCTGGGCTTGTGA